A window of the Xenopus laevis strain J_2021 chromosome 9_10L, Xenopus_laevis_v10.1, whole genome shotgun sequence genome harbors these coding sequences:
- the slc25a19.L gene encoding mitochondrial thiamine pyrophosphate carrier isoform X2 has product MVGYDPSTDGRLLSSTEVAMAGSLSGLVTRALISPLDVIKIRFQLQIESLSSRGTKGKYHGITQAVGLIFREEGLPGFWKGHVPAQLLSVSYGAVQFVSFEMLTELFHVSTSLDPRAPAVHFLCGGLAACSATLTVQPLDTLRTRFAAQGEPKVYRNLRNAIFTMFRTEGPLAFYRGLFPTLLAVFPYAGLQFSSYNLLKRTWDLVLLTDQKQKDSLRNLLCGSGAGVISKTITYPFDLFKKRLQVGGFEQARAHFGEVRTYHGLVDCACCVWKEEGFRGFFKGLTPSLLKAAVSTGLTFFCYELFCSLMPSAKKAKKTKRKED; this is encoded by the exons ATGGTAGGTTATGACCCCAGCACAGATGGTCGGCTTCTCTCCAGCACAGAGGTAGCGATGGCAGGATCCCTCTCCGGATTGGTCACTAGAGCCCTGATCAGCCCACTGGACGTCATAAAGATTCGCTTCCAA TTACAGATTGAGAGCCTCTCCAGCCGTGGCACAAAGGGAAAGTATCATGGTATCACACAGGCGGTCGGGCTCATCTTTAGAGAGGAGGGTCTACCTGGATTCTGGAAGGGACATGTTCCAGCCCAACTCCTGTCTGTATCCTATGGAGCTGTTCAG TTTGTAAGCTTTGAAATGTTGACAGAACTGTTTCATGTCTCCACTTCGCTGGATCCTCGTGCACCCGCAGTGCATTTTCTGTGTGGAGGGTTGGCTGCCTGCTCAGCGACCCTGACTGTGCAGCCTCTGGACACGCTAAGAACACGATTTGCTGCTCAAGGAGAGCCCAAG GTTTATAGGAACCTGCGTAATGCGATCTTTACTATGTTTAGGACTGAGGGGCCTCTCGCATTCTATCGTGGCCTTTTCCCCACCCTGCTTGCCGTGTTCCCATATGCCGGCCTCCAGTTCTCCTCATACAACCTTCTGAAAAGGACCTGGGACCTAGTGTTGCTTACTGATCAGAAACAAAAAG ACAGCCTCAGGAACCTCCTCTGTGGCAGCGGTGCTGGAGTGATCAGTAAAACCATCACCTACCCCTTTGATCTTTTTAAAAAGAGACTCCAGGTTGGTGGCTTTGAGCAGGCAAGAGCACATTTTGGAGag GTAAGAACCTACCATGGCCTTGTGGATTGTGCATGCTGTGTATGGAAAGAAGAGGGTTTCCGTGGATTCTTTAAAGGACTGACTCCGAGTCTATTGAAGGCTGCTGTCTCCACTGGCCTCACGTTCTTCTGTTATGAACTGTTCTGTAGCCTCATGCCGAGTGCAAAGAAAGCCAAAAAAACCAAGAGGAAAGAGGACTGA
- the slc25a19.L gene encoding mitochondrial thiamine pyrophosphate carrier isoform X1, which translates to MPVRRMVGYDPSTDGRLLSSTEVAMAGSLSGLVTRALISPLDVIKIRFQLQIESLSSRGTKGKYHGITQAVGLIFREEGLPGFWKGHVPAQLLSVSYGAVQFVSFEMLTELFHVSTSLDPRAPAVHFLCGGLAACSATLTVQPLDTLRTRFAAQGEPKVYRNLRNAIFTMFRTEGPLAFYRGLFPTLLAVFPYAGLQFSSYNLLKRTWDLVLLTDQKQKDSLRNLLCGSGAGVISKTITYPFDLFKKRLQVGGFEQARAHFGEVRTYHGLVDCACCVWKEEGFRGFFKGLTPSLLKAAVSTGLTFFCYELFCSLMPSAKKAKKTKRKED; encoded by the exons AT gccTGTCCGTAGAATGGTAGGTTATGACCCCAGCACAGATGGTCGGCTTCTCTCCAGCACAGAGGTAGCGATGGCAGGATCCCTCTCCGGATTGGTCACTAGAGCCCTGATCAGCCCACTGGACGTCATAAAGATTCGCTTCCAA TTACAGATTGAGAGCCTCTCCAGCCGTGGCACAAAGGGAAAGTATCATGGTATCACACAGGCGGTCGGGCTCATCTTTAGAGAGGAGGGTCTACCTGGATTCTGGAAGGGACATGTTCCAGCCCAACTCCTGTCTGTATCCTATGGAGCTGTTCAG TTTGTAAGCTTTGAAATGTTGACAGAACTGTTTCATGTCTCCACTTCGCTGGATCCTCGTGCACCCGCAGTGCATTTTCTGTGTGGAGGGTTGGCTGCCTGCTCAGCGACCCTGACTGTGCAGCCTCTGGACACGCTAAGAACACGATTTGCTGCTCAAGGAGAGCCCAAG GTTTATAGGAACCTGCGTAATGCGATCTTTACTATGTTTAGGACTGAGGGGCCTCTCGCATTCTATCGTGGCCTTTTCCCCACCCTGCTTGCCGTGTTCCCATATGCCGGCCTCCAGTTCTCCTCATACAACCTTCTGAAAAGGACCTGGGACCTAGTGTTGCTTACTGATCAGAAACAAAAAG ACAGCCTCAGGAACCTCCTCTGTGGCAGCGGTGCTGGAGTGATCAGTAAAACCATCACCTACCCCTTTGATCTTTTTAAAAAGAGACTCCAGGTTGGTGGCTTTGAGCAGGCAAGAGCACATTTTGGAGag GTAAGAACCTACCATGGCCTTGTGGATTGTGCATGCTGTGTATGGAAAGAAGAGGGTTTCCGTGGATTCTTTAAAGGACTGACTCCGAGTCTATTGAAGGCTGCTGTCTCCACTGGCCTCACGTTCTTCTGTTATGAACTGTTCTGTAGCCTCATGCCGAGTGCAAAGAAAGCCAAAAAAACCAAGAGGAAAGAGGACTGA